A portion of the Achromobacter sp. MFA1 R4 genome contains these proteins:
- the kdpF gene encoding K(+)-transporting ATPase subunit F, which produces MNGLYWLSGLTAAFLFVYLLVALFKPEKF; this is translated from the coding sequence ATGAATGGTCTCTATTGGTTGAGCGGCCTGACGGCCGCGTTCCTCTTTGTGTACCTGCTGGTCGCGCTGTTCAAACCGGAGAAATTCTGA
- the kdpA gene encoding potassium-transporting ATPase subunit KdpA, protein MTPEYLGLLGLYLAVLLAIAPLLGRYIRIAMEDGRSRLTAWGRPIERGIYRLAGVDPQAEMGWKRYALAVLAFNIIGVAAVYALQRLQGVLPLNPAAMGAVTPDSALNTAISFVTNTNWQGYGGESTMSYLTQMLALTVQNFVSAATGITVLFALIRGLARHCSATVGNFWTDMVRCTLYVLLPLSLVLALALVSQGVIQNVSPYQEVQTVEAVRYDAPRLDAQGQPVLDAAGKAVTDPVTANTQLIAMGPVASQEAIKMLGTNGGGFFNANSAHPFENPTPLSNFLQMLAILSIPAALCFTFGEMVGSRRQGIAVLAAMTALFVAFALSTAWFEQQANPMAVQAGVTTPGGNMEGKETRFGIGATSLFATITTAASCGAVNGMHDSLTAMGGLSPMLLMQLGEVVYGGVGSGLYGMLAFAILGVFIAGLMIGRTPEYLGKKIEAFDMKMVSIVILATPVLVLGGTALAVSLSAGQAGVLNPGIHGFSEILYGLSSAANNNGSAFAGLSANTPFYNVLLGIAMWFGRFAVIVAVLAMAGSLAAKRRLPAGPGSMPTTGPLFVTLLIGAVLLVGALTYVPALALGPVAEHLQP, encoded by the coding sequence ATGACTCCCGAATACCTCGGGCTGCTGGGCCTGTACCTTGCGGTCCTGCTTGCGATCGCGCCCCTGCTCGGGCGCTACATCCGCATCGCCATGGAAGATGGCCGCTCCCGCCTGACCGCCTGGGGCCGGCCGATCGAGCGCGGCATCTACCGGCTGGCGGGCGTCGATCCCCAGGCCGAAATGGGATGGAAGCGCTACGCCCTGGCCGTGCTGGCCTTCAATATCATCGGCGTCGCGGCCGTCTACGCGCTGCAGCGCCTGCAGGGTGTCCTGCCGCTGAATCCCGCCGCCATGGGCGCCGTGACGCCGGACTCCGCGCTGAACACGGCGATCAGCTTCGTCACCAACACCAACTGGCAGGGCTATGGCGGCGAGTCGACCATGAGCTACCTGACCCAGATGCTGGCGCTCACGGTGCAGAACTTCGTGTCGGCCGCGACCGGCATCACCGTGCTGTTCGCGCTGATCCGCGGGCTCGCCCGGCACTGTTCCGCCACGGTGGGCAACTTCTGGACCGACATGGTCCGCTGCACGCTCTACGTGCTGCTGCCGCTCTCGCTCGTGCTGGCGCTGGCGCTGGTCAGCCAGGGCGTGATCCAGAACGTCAGCCCGTACCAGGAGGTCCAGACGGTCGAAGCCGTGCGCTACGACGCGCCGCGCCTGGACGCGCAGGGCCAGCCGGTCCTGGATGCGGCCGGCAAAGCGGTCACCGACCCGGTCACGGCCAATACGCAACTGATCGCCATGGGACCGGTCGCGTCGCAGGAAGCGATCAAGATGCTGGGCACCAACGGCGGCGGCTTCTTCAACGCCAATTCGGCGCACCCGTTCGAAAATCCCACGCCCCTGTCCAACTTCCTGCAGATGCTGGCCATTCTGTCGATACCCGCCGCGCTGTGCTTTACGTTCGGCGAAATGGTGGGCAGCCGGCGCCAGGGGATCGCGGTCCTGGCGGCGATGACGGCGCTGTTCGTGGCATTCGCCCTGTCCACCGCGTGGTTCGAGCAGCAGGCCAATCCCATGGCCGTCCAGGCCGGCGTCACCACGCCCGGCGGCAACATGGAAGGCAAGGAAACCCGCTTCGGCATCGGCGCGACCTCGTTGTTTGCCACGATCACCACCGCGGCCTCCTGCGGCGCGGTGAACGGCATGCACGACTCGCTGACGGCGATGGGCGGGCTGTCCCCCATGCTGCTGATGCAGTTGGGCGAGGTGGTGTACGGCGGCGTCGGCTCGGGCCTGTACGGCATGCTGGCCTTTGCGATCCTGGGCGTCTTCATCGCCGGGTTGATGATCGGACGCACGCCGGAATACCTGGGCAAGAAGATCGAGGCCTTCGACATGAAGATGGTTTCCATCGTCATCCTGGCCACGCCGGTGCTGGTGCTGGGCGGGACGGCCCTGGCCGTCTCCCTGTCGGCCGGCCAGGCCGGCGTGCTGAACCCCGGCATCCACGGCTTCTCGGAAATCCTCTACGGGCTCTCGTCGGCGGCTAACAACAACGGCAGCGCCTTTGCCGGACTGTCGGCCAACACCCCGTTCTACAACGTGCTGCTGGGCATCGCGATGTGGTTCGGCCGGTTCGCCGTGATCGTGGCCGTGCTGGCCATGGCCGGCTCCCTGGCCGCCAAGCGCCGCTTGCCCGCCGGCCCCGGCAGCATGCCGACCACGGGCCCGCTTTTCGTGACGCTCCTGATCGGCGCCGTGCTGCTGGTCGGCGCGCTCACCTATGTGCCCGCGCTGGCCCTGGGCCCGGTCGCGGAACACCTGCAACCCTGA
- a CDS encoding DUF4212 domain-containing protein, with translation MPQTRLTPTPTSVTPYWRRNRRLILLLLIAWAALTFVPSYLARSLSFDFIGWPFAFWMAAYGAPLAYLIIIAVYARVMNRADERAEEAGEPR, from the coding sequence ATGCCGCAAACGCGCCTGACTCCAACCCCGACATCCGTCACGCCCTATTGGCGCCGCAACCGGCGGCTGATCCTGCTGCTGCTTATCGCCTGGGCGGCGCTGACCTTCGTTCCTTCCTATCTTGCGCGCAGCCTGAGCTTCGATTTCATCGGCTGGCCCTTCGCCTTCTGGATGGCCGCCTATGGCGCCCCGCTGGCCTACCTGATCATCATCGCCGTCTACGCCCGGGTCATGAATCGCGCCGATGAGCGCGCCGAAGAAGCCGGGGAGCCGCGCTGA
- a CDS encoding sodium:solute symporter family protein produces MPFFSGDTPHQFRIRLRRIYVLYTAGFALMILLMALAEILGMPRNWIGYVFLLVTVSLYAGIGIVCRTSDQVEYYVAGRRVPAIYNGMATAADWMSVASFIGVAGTLYLTGYGGLAYIMGWTGGYVLVAMLLAPYLRRFGQYTLPDFMGARYGGNLPRLAGVACAILCSFTYLVAQIYGVGIITTRMTGISFELGIFVALGGMLVCSFLGGMRAVTWTQVGQYIILVIAYLVPVIWLSVKHTNMPLPQLSGGAVLQQVTEKEVYLRNDPSEIEVRRIWQERADQMSRRLEALPDSWTLEKDKLRSRLAQLNAGDAPMVEIRSAERELAAYPPTIEDARVTWSQAKATFEARAAPPTPHAEPFPAEDPQERSNTRINFLAMVLCLMLGTAGMPHILMRSYTTPSVIEARKSVCWSLLFILLLYFMAPALALLVKFEIYTQVVGSNFLSLPNWVHAWSAVDTNLLDVSDINRDGVVQLSEISMGADVVVLAMPEIGGLPYVISGLVAAGGLAAALSTADGLLLTLSNSLSHDMWYRVVSPRMSAARRVMVSKILLLVVAFGAAWVAARKPADILFMVSAAFSFAASSFFPALVMGVFWRRANKWGATLGMAAGLAVTFAYMTHTHPWLRESVLGIARTQPVDLWWGIQPIAAGVFGAPVAFLTIVVVSLLTPPPDRATLALVDYLRNPGPGNPPPKSQ; encoded by the coding sequence ATGCCGTTTTTCAGCGGAGACACGCCGCACCAGTTCCGCATCCGCCTGCGGCGCATCTATGTGCTGTACACGGCGGGCTTCGCGCTGATGATCCTGCTGATGGCGCTGGCCGAGATCCTGGGCATGCCGCGCAATTGGATCGGATATGTGTTCCTGCTGGTCACCGTCAGCCTGTACGCCGGCATCGGCATCGTCTGCCGCACCTCCGACCAGGTGGAGTATTACGTGGCGGGGCGCCGGGTGCCTGCCATCTACAACGGCATGGCCACGGCCGCGGACTGGATGTCGGTGGCGTCCTTCATCGGGGTTGCGGGCACCCTCTACCTGACCGGCTACGGCGGACTGGCCTACATCATGGGCTGGACCGGCGGCTACGTGCTGGTGGCCATGCTGCTGGCGCCCTACCTGCGGCGCTTCGGCCAATACACCCTTCCCGATTTCATGGGCGCGCGCTACGGCGGCAACCTGCCGCGCCTGGCCGGGGTCGCCTGCGCCATCCTTTGTTCGTTCACCTACCTGGTCGCCCAGATCTACGGCGTGGGCATCATCACCACGCGCATGACCGGCATTTCCTTCGAGCTGGGCATCTTCGTGGCGCTGGGGGGCATGCTGGTCTGCTCGTTCCTGGGCGGCATGCGCGCGGTCACCTGGACGCAGGTCGGGCAGTACATCATCCTGGTCATCGCCTATCTGGTGCCGGTGATCTGGCTGTCGGTCAAGCACACCAACATGCCGCTGCCGCAACTGTCGGGCGGCGCGGTGCTGCAGCAGGTCACCGAGAAAGAGGTCTACCTGCGCAACGACCCGTCCGAGATCGAGGTGCGCCGGATCTGGCAGGAGCGCGCCGATCAGATGTCGCGCCGCCTGGAGGCGCTGCCCGACTCCTGGACGCTGGAAAAGGACAAGCTGCGCAGCCGGCTGGCGCAGTTGAACGCCGGCGACGCGCCCATGGTCGAGATCCGGTCGGCCGAGCGCGAGCTGGCCGCCTACCCGCCCACGATCGAGGACGCGCGCGTCACCTGGTCGCAGGCCAAGGCGACCTTCGAGGCCCGCGCCGCGCCGCCCACGCCGCACGCCGAACCTTTCCCGGCGGAGGATCCCCAAGAGCGCAGCAACACGCGCATCAATTTCCTGGCGATGGTGCTGTGCCTGATGCTGGGCACCGCGGGCATGCCGCACATCCTGATGCGGTCCTATACGACGCCGTCCGTGATCGAGGCCCGCAAGTCGGTGTGCTGGTCGCTGCTCTTTATCCTGCTGCTGTATTTCATGGCGCCCGCGCTGGCGCTGCTGGTGAAATTCGAGATCTACACCCAGGTCGTGGGATCGAATTTCCTCAGCCTGCCGAACTGGGTGCATGCCTGGAGCGCGGTCGACACGAACCTGCTCGACGTCTCCGACATCAACCGCGACGGCGTCGTGCAGCTCAGCGAGATCAGCATGGGGGCGGACGTGGTGGTGCTGGCCATGCCCGAGATCGGCGGCCTGCCCTATGTGATTTCGGGGCTGGTGGCGGCGGGTGGGCTGGCCGCGGCGCTGTCCACGGCCGACGGGCTGCTGCTGACCCTGTCCAACTCCCTGTCGCACGACATGTGGTATCGCGTCGTCTCGCCCCGCATGTCGGCCGCGCGCCGGGTGATGGTGTCCAAGATCCTGCTGCTGGTGGTGGCCTTCGGCGCGGCGTGGGTGGCGGCGCGCAAGCCCGCGGACATCCTGTTCATGGTCTCGGCGGCATTCTCGTTCGCGGCCTCGTCGTTCTTTCCGGCGCTGGTCATGGGCGTCTTCTGGCGGCGCGCCAACAAGTGGGGCGCCACGCTGGGCATGGCGGCCGGCCTGGCGGTGACGTTTGCCTACATGACGCACACGCATCCGTGGCTGCGGGAATCGGTGCTTGGCATTGCGCGCACGCAGCCGGTGGACCTGTGGTGGGGCATCCAGCCCATCGCGGCGGGCGTCTTCGGCGCGCCGGTGGCGTTCCTGACGATCGTGGTGGTGTCGCTGCTGACGCCGCCGCCCGACCGGGCGACGCTGGCGCTGGTGGACTACCTGCGCAATCCGGGCCCGGGCAACCCGCCTCCCAAGAGTCAGTAG
- a CDS encoding multidrug efflux SMR transporter has product MKWLYLAVAIVAEIFATSALKGSEGFTRLVPSVITVFGYLISFYFLSLTLREIPVGIAYAIWSGVGIVLISIVGAVLFKQHLDTPALIGIGLIIAGVVVMNVFSKSVSH; this is encoded by the coding sequence ATGAAGTGGCTGTACCTTGCCGTGGCGATCGTCGCCGAGATCTTCGCCACCAGCGCGCTCAAGGGCTCCGAGGGCTTCACGCGCCTCGTGCCCTCGGTGATCACCGTCTTCGGCTACCTCATCTCCTTCTATTTCCTGTCGCTGACGCTGCGCGAGATTCCCGTGGGCATTGCCTACGCCATCTGGTCCGGCGTCGGCATCGTGCTGATTTCCATCGTGGGCGCGGTGCTGTTCAAGCAGCACCTGGATACGCCCGCGCTCATCGGCATCGGCCTCATCATCGCCGGCGTGGTGGTGATGAACGTCTTCTCCAAGTCCGTTTCGCATTGA
- the kdpC gene encoding potassium-transporting ATPase subunit KdpC — translation MNATTPTPRQGGILRPALTIFAALSLVTGLAYPLLTTGIASAVFPHQAGGSLIERDGKVVGSEWIGQSFTSPQYFWGRPSATAPMPYNAAASGGSNLGPSNPALAEAIRARVDALKAVDPDNAAPVPVDLVTASGSGLDPHISPAAAAYQAARVARVRGLPRAEVDALIQAHTAKPALSVLGEPSVNVLTLNLALDKQRAARQ, via the coding sequence ATGAACGCCACTACCCCCACGCCGCGCCAGGGCGGCATCCTGCGCCCCGCCCTGACCATCTTTGCCGCGCTCTCGCTCGTCACAGGCCTGGCCTACCCCTTGCTCACCACGGGCATCGCCTCCGCCGTCTTTCCGCACCAGGCGGGCGGCTCGCTCATCGAGCGGGACGGCAAGGTCGTCGGCTCGGAATGGATCGGCCAGTCATTCACCTCGCCGCAGTACTTCTGGGGCCGCCCGTCGGCCACCGCCCCCATGCCGTACAACGCTGCGGCCTCGGGCGGCTCCAATCTCGGCCCGAGCAATCCGGCGCTGGCCGAGGCCATCCGGGCGCGGGTCGACGCCCTGAAGGCGGTCGACCCGGACAATGCCGCGCCGGTCCCGGTCGACCTCGTCACCGCGTCCGGCAGCGGACTGGATCCCCACATCAGCCCCGCCGCCGCGGCCTACCAGGCCGCCCGCGTGGCGCGCGTCCGGGGCCTGCCGCGCGCCGAGGTCGACGCGCTGATCCAGGCCCACACGGCCAAGCCCGCGCTGAGCGTGCTGGGCGAACCCTCGGTCAACGTGCTGACGCTGAATCTGGCGCTGGACAAGCAGCGCGCGGCACGACAATGA
- the kdpB gene encoding potassium-transporting ATPase subunit KdpB encodes MWSRALVGPALVDSLRKLSPAAQLKNPVMFVVYVGSLLTTVLWIMALRGQAEAPAGFILGITVWLWFTVLFANFAEALAEGRGKQQAATLRGLRTTIDARLLKGFRDADVHDADPAQWRAQATRQPSGLLRRGDVVLVEAGDTVPGDGQVIAGVASVDESAITGESAPVIRESGGDFSSVTGGTRVLSDWIFVRIAADPGESFLDRMISMVEGAKRQKTPNELALTILLVGLTVVFLLVVVTLMPFSLYAVSAAGGGAVVTVTVLVALLVCLIPTTIGGLLSAIGVAGMSRMMSANVIATSGRAVEAAGDVDVLLLDKTGTITFGNRQASTFLPAPGVSPLELAQAARLASLADETPEGRSIVALADKSIQAPAPTLTGLEFVPFTAQSRMSGVDHGERRIRKGAVDAIQAWLAAQDATVPDEALRLAEDVARRGSTPLMVSDGNRALGVVELKDIVKPGIQSRFAELRRMGIKTVMITGDNKLTAASIAAEAGVDDFLAEATPEAKLKLIRNYQAEGRLVAMTGDGTNDAPALAQADVAVAMNSGTQAAKEAGNMVDLDSNPTKLIEIVEIGKQMLMTRGALTTFSVANDVAKYFAIIPAAFATVYPQLGVLNIMGLATPSSAILSAVIFNALIIVVLIPLALKGVRYRPLGASVLLRRNLLIYGLGGLLVPFAGIKLVDMVLAALGWA; translated from the coding sequence ATGTGGTCGCGGGCGCTGGTCGGGCCCGCCCTGGTCGACAGCCTGCGCAAGCTGTCGCCGGCCGCCCAGCTCAAGAACCCCGTGATGTTCGTGGTCTATGTGGGCAGCCTGCTCACCACCGTGCTGTGGATCATGGCGCTGCGCGGCCAGGCCGAGGCGCCCGCGGGATTCATCCTGGGCATCACCGTGTGGCTGTGGTTCACCGTGCTGTTCGCCAACTTCGCCGAAGCGCTGGCCGAAGGCCGCGGCAAACAGCAGGCGGCCACGCTGCGCGGCCTGCGCACCACCATCGACGCGCGCCTGCTCAAAGGCTTTCGCGACGCGGACGTGCATGACGCGGATCCCGCGCAATGGCGTGCGCAGGCCACCCGCCAGCCCTCGGGCCTGCTGCGCCGCGGCGACGTCGTGCTGGTCGAAGCCGGCGACACCGTGCCGGGCGATGGGCAGGTGATCGCGGGCGTGGCCTCGGTGGACGAAAGCGCCATCACCGGCGAATCGGCGCCCGTCATCCGCGAATCCGGTGGCGACTTCTCGTCCGTCACCGGCGGCACGCGGGTGCTGTCCGACTGGATCTTCGTGCGCATCGCGGCCGATCCCGGCGAAAGCTTCCTGGACCGCATGATCTCGATGGTCGAGGGCGCCAAGCGCCAGAAGACGCCCAACGAACTGGCGCTGACCATCCTGCTGGTGGGCCTGACGGTGGTGTTCCTGCTGGTCGTCGTCACCCTGATGCCGTTCTCGCTTTACGCGGTTTCCGCGGCGGGCGGCGGCGCCGTGGTCACCGTGACCGTGCTGGTGGCGCTGCTGGTCTGCCTGATCCCCACCACCATCGGCGGCCTCCTGTCGGCCATCGGCGTGGCCGGCATGAGCCGCATGATGAGCGCCAACGTGATCGCCACGTCCGGCCGCGCGGTCGAAGCCGCCGGCGACGTCGACGTGCTGCTGCTGGACAAGACCGGCACCATCACCTTCGGCAACCGACAGGCGTCGACCTTCCTGCCCGCGCCCGGCGTGTCGCCGCTGGAGCTTGCGCAGGCCGCACGCCTGGCCTCGCTGGCCGACGAGACGCCCGAAGGCCGCAGCATCGTGGCGCTGGCGGACAAGAGCATCCAGGCGCCCGCGCCGACCCTGACCGGCCTGGAATTCGTGCCGTTCACCGCGCAGTCCCGCATGAGCGGCGTCGACCACGGCGAGCGCAGGATCCGCAAAGGCGCGGTCGACGCGATCCAGGCCTGGCTCGCCGCGCAGGACGCCACGGTGCCCGACGAGGCGCTGCGCCTGGCCGAAGACGTGGCGCGACGCGGCAGCACGCCGCTCATGGTCAGCGACGGCAACCGCGCGCTGGGCGTGGTCGAGCTCAAGGACATCGTCAAGCCCGGCATCCAGTCGCGCTTTGCCGAACTGCGCCGCATGGGCATCAAGACCGTGATGATCACCGGCGACAACAAGCTGACCGCCGCGTCCATCGCGGCTGAAGCCGGCGTCGACGACTTCCTGGCCGAAGCCACGCCCGAGGCCAAGCTCAAGCTCATCCGCAACTACCAGGCGGAAGGCCGGCTGGTGGCGATGACGGGCGACGGCACCAACGACGCGCCCGCGCTGGCGCAGGCCGACGTGGCCGTCGCGATGAACTCGGGCACCCAGGCCGCCAAGGAAGCGGGCAACATGGTGGACCTGGACTCCAATCCCACGAAGCTCATCGAGATCGTCGAGATCGGCAAGCAGATGCTGATGACGCGCGGCGCGCTGACCACGTTCAGCGTGGCCAACGACGTGGCCAAGTACTTCGCCATCATCCCGGCCGCCTTCGCCACGGTCTACCCGCAGCTTGGCGTGCTCAACATCATGGGCCTGGCGACGCCGTCCTCGGCCATTCTGTCGGCCGTAATCTTCAACGCGCTCATCATCGTGGTGCTGATCCCGCTGGCGCTCAAGGGCGTGCGCTACCGCCCGCTGGGCGCATCGGTGCTGCTGCGCCGCAACCTCCTCATCTATGGCCTGGGCGGACTGCTCGTGCCCTTCGCCGGCATCAAGCTGGTCGACATGGTGCTGGCCGCGCTGGGCTGGGCGTAA
- a CDS encoding Smr/MutS family protein yields MRGSKVGLADLKRLKKELQDERERAALAPARAVVAKAPKESPPEDDLAAFKRSMKSVTPIRHAARVAHKPVAEPAPALRRANALGETPNRADAGVSDGGEITHLLSEGGTAFVRSDVAPDTARNLRRGQWRAGAELDLHGLRVEQARHALLSFLDECQEHGIRCVRIVHGKGYNSEGLEPVLKDKARTWLVQKAEVMAFSEAPEREGGGGALLVLLRQSEGPRK; encoded by the coding sequence ATGCGGGGCAGTAAGGTCGGCCTGGCCGACCTGAAACGCCTGAAGAAGGAACTGCAGGACGAGCGCGAGCGCGCCGCCCTCGCCCCGGCGCGGGCGGTGGTGGCTAAGGCCCCGAAGGAATCGCCCCCCGAGGACGATCTGGCGGCGTTCAAGCGCTCGATGAAGTCCGTCACGCCGATCCGTCACGCGGCTCGCGTCGCGCACAAGCCCGTCGCGGAGCCCGCGCCCGCCTTGCGCCGCGCCAATGCGCTGGGCGAAACGCCCAATCGGGCCGATGCGGGCGTGTCCGATGGCGGCGAGATCACGCACCTGCTGTCGGAAGGCGGCACGGCCTTCGTGCGCAGCGATGTCGCGCCCGACACCGCGCGCAACCTGCGCCGCGGCCAGTGGCGCGCGGGCGCGGAGCTGGACCTGCACGGGCTGCGGGTCGAACAGGCCCGCCATGCCCTGCTGTCGTTCCTGGACGAATGCCAGGAACATGGCATCCGCTGCGTGCGCATCGTGCACGGCAAGGGCTACAACTCCGAAGGCCTGGAGCCGGTGCTCAAGGACAAGGCGCGCACCTGGCTGGTCCAGAAAGCCGAGGTGATGGCGTTCTCCGAGGCGCCCGAACGCGAAGGCGGCGGCGGCGCCCTGCTGGTGCTGCTGCGGCAGTCCGAGGGACCGCGCAAATGA
- the trxB gene encoding thioredoxin-disulfide reductase encodes MSTPTHAKVLILGSGPAGYTAAVYAARANLNPVLVTGLAQGGQLMTTTDVDNWPADADGVQGPDLMQRFQKHAERFNTEMLFDHIAKVDLSKRPFTLTGDTGKIYTCDALIIATGASAKYLGLPSEQSFMGRGVSGCATCDGFFYRNQDVVVVGGGNTAVEEALYLSNICRKVTLIHRRDKFRAEPILVDKLMSKVENGNMELKLFHTLEEVLGDDSGVTGVRVRHVDTGATEDMAVTGAFIAIGHQPNTEIFQGQLEMKDGYIVTKSGLSGMATMTSVPGVFAAGDVQDHVYRQAITSAGTGCMAALDAQRWLENAGQ; translated from the coding sequence ATGTCCACGCCTACGCACGCTAAAGTTTTGATACTCGGTTCCGGCCCCGCCGGTTACACGGCGGCCGTCTATGCGGCACGCGCCAATTTGAACCCTGTTCTTGTTACAGGTCTGGCCCAAGGCGGCCAGCTCATGACCACCACCGACGTCGACAACTGGCCGGCCGACGCGGACGGCGTGCAGGGTCCGGACCTGATGCAGCGCTTCCAGAAGCACGCCGAACGCTTCAACACGGAAATGCTGTTCGACCACATCGCCAAGGTCGACCTCTCCAAGCGCCCCTTCACCCTGACCGGCGACACCGGCAAGATCTACACCTGCGACGCGCTGATCATCGCGACGGGCGCCTCGGCCAAGTACCTGGGCCTGCCGTCCGAGCAGTCCTTCATGGGCCGCGGCGTGTCGGGCTGCGCCACCTGCGACGGCTTTTTCTACCGTAACCAGGACGTGGTGGTGGTCGGCGGCGGCAATACGGCCGTCGAGGAAGCCCTCTACCTGTCCAACATCTGCCGCAAGGTCACCCTGATCCACCGCCGCGACAAGTTCCGCGCCGAACCCATCCTGGTCGACAAGCTCATGAGCAAGGTCGAAAACGGCAACATGGAACTCAAGCTGTTCCACACGCTGGAAGAAGTGCTGGGCGACGACAGCGGCGTGACTGGCGTGCGTGTCCGTCACGTGGACACTGGCGCCACCGAAGACATGGCCGTCACGGGCGCGTTCATCGCCATCGGCCACCAGCCCAACACGGAAATCTTCCAGGGCCAGCTCGAGATGAAGGACGGCTACATCGTCACCAAGAGCGGCCTGTCCGGCATGGCCACCATGACCTCGGTGCCCGGCGTGTTCGCCGCCGGCGACGTGCAGGACCACGTCTACCGCCAGGCCATCACCAGCGCCGGCACCGGCTGCATGGCCGCCCTGGATGCTCAGCGGTGGTTGGAGAATGCGGGGCAGTAA